CGATCGGTGGTACAACCGCCCGACACTGACGCCGACCTCGCATCCGATGAGCCACCAGATCGAAGCCCTCTTCACCACCGCACTCGGCCTGCAGCCGCCCTGGCACGTTGCCAAGGTCGAGCTCAACACCGGCAAGCGGCGCATCGACTTCGAGGTCGAGCACACCGGCAAGCGTGCGGCCTGCCCGGCGTGTGGAGTCGAGCATCAGTTGATCCATGACCGGGTACGCCGTAGCTGGCGGCACCTGGACTTCTTCCAGTTCGAAGCGTGGTTGCATGCCGAGGTGCCGCGCGTGCAGTGCACGGGCTGCGGCAAGACCACGCAGTTGCCGGTGCCATGGGCGCGCGAGGGGAGCGGCTTCACCTTGCTGTTCGAAGCGCTGGGCTTGTCGCTGTGCCGGGCGCTGCCGGTACGCCAGGCCGCCAATCAGATGCGGGTGGCGGCCAAGCGTTTGTGGCGGCGTGTGCGCCACTACGTCGAGGTGGCGCGCGCCAAGGACGACATGTCGGGCGTGCGCCATGTGGGCATCGACGAGACCAGCGTCAAGCGGGGTCACCAGTACATCACCGTGGTGCATGATCTGGCGGCCAAGCGTCTGCTGTTCGCCTGCCCGGGCCGTGACCATCAAACCTTGGCGGCCTTCGCCGACGACCTGCGCGCGCATGGCGGCGATCCGGCCACGATCGAGCACGCCTGCATCGACATGAGCGCGGCCTACGCCAAGGGGATTGGCCAGTCGCTGCCCAACGCGCAGATCAGCTACGACCGCTTTCACGTCGTTGCGCTGGCCAATGCGGCGATGGATGAGGTGCGCCGTGAGGAGATGCGCAGTTCGGCGGCGGCGGTCCGCGAGGCGGTCGGCGCGCACAGCAAGAAGACCCTTCGCCAGTTGCTTTGGGGCATGCGAAAGGATGCGGCGAGTTGGACTCGCGCACAGTTCGAGGCGATGCACTGGCTGCAGCGCTCGAACCTGAAGAGCGCGCGGGCCTGGCGACTCAAGCAGGCCCTGCGGCTCGTCTACAGCGAGGCGCGTGACAGTAACAGCGAAGCGGTCGCCCTCGGGGCACTGACGAAGTGGATGAGTTGGGCTCGACGCTCGCGGCTGGAGCCGTTCAAGCGCCTGGCTGCCACGTTGAAGGAACATCTCGGTGGCGTCGTGCGCGGCATGCTCGACGCGCGCAGCAACGACTACGTCGAAGCGATGAATGGATTGCTGCAACAGGCCAAGACCGCCGCTCGAGGCTTCCGGGACCCCGAGAACTTCATCGCGATTGCCTACCTGCGCATGTCCAAGCTCGAACATCTACCGAACAACCCCTTGGTGCCGGCCATCCCCCGCCAGGGCAATCGCACCGACTTCGCATACGCCAATGCAATAACTCGTTAACTTTCATGACCTTGCGAGACCCCTGTTCACATTGTCATAAATTGTGTAGTTTCCTACCTTTTTGGGCATCCCATGAAGGCAGGAAACGTCATGCCGCTGACGCAGGTGTTCGTCTCGATTTCCGACCCGCGCAGCGCGCGGCATGCGCGCCACGACTTGGCCGAGTTGCTGACGGTGGCGGTATGCGCGGTGCTGTCGGGTGTCGACGACTTCGTCGACATCGAGCTGTGGGCCGAGGCCAAGATCGACTGGCTGCGAGGCTTCATGAAGCTTGAGCACGGCATCCCGTCTCACGACACGATCGGACGCGTGTTCGGCCTGATCGCGCCGGACGAGTTCGAGTCGGCGTTCCGGCGCTGGGTCGGCATGGTGGTACCGGCGCTGGCCGGAGATACGGTCGTGGCCATCGATGGGAAGACCAGCAGGCGCTCGGGCGGCAAGGGCAAGACCGACGCCAGCCCGTTGCACCTGGTGAGCGCGTTTGCGGCTGGCATGGGCGTCGTGCTGGGCCAGACGGCGACCGCTGAGAAGTCGAACGAGATCACCGCGATTCCCGAGCTGCTCGCCAAACTGGCGATCGAGGGCTGCGTGGTGACGATCGACGCAATGGGCACCCAGACCAAGATCGCCCGCACGATCCGCGAGCGCGGCGCGCATTACGTGCTGTGCGTGAAGGAGAACCATCCGAACCTGCACGATTCGATCCTGTTTGCCGACATCGATCCGCGAGGGCCGCTGACGCCGAGCTCGACCCATGAGACCACGATCAAGGACCACGGTCGCATCGAGATCCGTCGATGCTGCGCCTACGCCGCGATCGATCGCCTCTACAAGTCCGAGGACTGGCAGGATCTGACAAGCTTCGCGGTGGTCGAGCGCATTCGCACCGTGGGCGAACACACCAGCACCGAGCGCGTCTTCTACATCAGCAGCCTGCCCGCCGACGCCGAGCGCATCGCTCGGGCCGTACGCAGCCACTGGGAGGTGGAGAATCGGCTTCACTGGTGTCTGGATGTGCAGTTCAACGAGGATCAGTCACGGGTGCGCAGCGGCTATGCCGCCAACAATTTCGCCATCGTTCGTCACATCGTGATGAACCTGCTGCGGCTCAACACGACGCGCAGGGCGAGCATCAAGTCCAAGCGCATGCTGGCGGCGACGATTGACGAATTTCGTGCCGAGCTGCTTGGAGTTATGACATGAAGGTGCGATTGCCCTGCATCCCCCGCGACTACGGGCGCTACCGTCATGTTTGTTGAGAAGTCAATTTCCACTGGAAACGGCATAGAGCCCAACGTCTTTGCAGCGACGGGAGCGCTG
This region of Thauera sp. JM12B12 genomic DNA includes:
- a CDS encoding ISL3 family transposase gives rise to the protein MSHQIEALFTTALGLQPPWHVAKVELNTGKRRIDFEVEHTGKRAACPACGVEHQLIHDRVRRSWRHLDFFQFEAWLHAEVPRVQCTGCGKTTQLPVPWAREGSGFTLLFEALGLSLCRALPVRQAANQMRVAAKRLWRRVRHYVEVARAKDDMSGVRHVGIDETSVKRGHQYITVVHDLAAKRLLFACPGRDHQTLAAFADDLRAHGGDPATIEHACIDMSAAYAKGIGQSLPNAQISYDRFHVVALANAAMDEVRREEMRSSAAAVREAVGAHSKKTLRQLLWGMRKDAASWTRAQFEAMHWLQRSNLKSARAWRLKQALRLVYSEARDSNSEAVALGALTKWMSWARRSRLEPFKRLAATLKEHLGGVVRGMLDARSNDYVEAMNGLLQQAKTAARGFRDPENFIAIAYLRMSKLEHLPNNPLVPAIPRQGNRTDFAYANAITR
- a CDS encoding ISAs1 family transposase, with protein sequence MKAGNVMPLTQVFVSISDPRSARHARHDLAELLTVAVCAVLSGVDDFVDIELWAEAKIDWLRGFMKLEHGIPSHDTIGRVFGLIAPDEFESAFRRWVGMVVPALAGDTVVAIDGKTSRRSGGKGKTDASPLHLVSAFAAGMGVVLGQTATAEKSNEITAIPELLAKLAIEGCVVTIDAMGTQTKIARTIRERGAHYVLCVKENHPNLHDSILFADIDPRGPLTPSSTHETTIKDHGRIEIRRCCAYAAIDRLYKSEDWQDLTSFAVVERIRTVGEHTSTERVFYISSLPADAERIARAVRSHWEVENRLHWCLDVQFNEDQSRVRSGYAANNFAIVRHIVMNLLRLNTTRRASIKSKRMLAATIDEFRAELLGVMT